In a genomic window of Bombina bombina isolate aBomBom1 chromosome 8, aBomBom1.pri, whole genome shotgun sequence:
- the LOC128638244 gene encoding gastrula zinc finger protein XlCGF49.1-like, which yields MSDGYLTWNDSGKPVYLSPVDDMETDSPVTQNYQEHVEQNTPINNLKKIVKVIAKESSFHEEQNLTQRHMIKQREAADTEYGIIYAKSESNAAQINNKGLSEIWYNCIESDKTGNSESESHSLAKDHGLYTGKIFECYECGQYFSNNSNLAAHMRTHTRDKLFVCPHCGKGFNRNSGLTQHLKIHSGEKPHACSECGKCFTHKVNLNTHKRTHTGERPFSCSECGKSFSRSYILRRHKKKKHLHVSSSPPSAQNVANVSADYIHSAAHLFL from the exons ATGTCAG ATGGATACCTGACATGGAACGATTCTGGGAAACCTGTTTATCTCAGCCCTGTAGATGATATGGAGACTGACTCCCCTGTTACCCAGAATTATCAGGAACACGTTGAACAAAATACCCCAATCAACAATTTGAAGAAAATTGTAAAAGTTATAGCTAAGGAATCAAGCTTCCATGAAGAACAAAACCTGACACAGCGTCATATGATAAAGCAGAGAGAGGCTGCGGACACAGAGTACGGGATCATTTATGCTAAGTCAGAGAGCAACGCTGCTCAGATAAACAACAAGGGCTTGTCGGAGATCTGGTATAATTGTATTGAAAGTGATAAAACTGGAAATAGTGAATCAGAAAGTCATTCATTAGCCAAGGATCATGGGCTTTACACCGGAAAGATCTTTGAATGTTATGAATGCGGTCAGTATTTTAGCAACAACTCGAATCTTGCTGCACATATGAGGACGCACACTAGAGACAAGTTGTTTGTGTGTCCTCACTGCGGAAAAGGCTTTAACCGGAATTCAGGCCTCACTCAGCATCTGAAAATTCATAGTGGAGAGAAACCTCATGCATGTTCCGAGTGCGGCAAGTGTTTTACACACAAAGTAAATCTCAACACACATAAGAGAACTCACACCGGTGAAAGGCCGTTTTCATGCTCAGAATGTGGCAAATCTTTCAGCCGCTCGTATATACTTAGGagacataaaaagaaaaaacatttgcatGTCTCCAGCTCTCCCCCCTCAGCCCAGAATGTGGCAAATGTTTCAGCTGATTATATCCATTCAGCCGCTCATCTGTTCTTGTGA